From a single Vibrio tubiashii genomic region:
- a CDS encoding VC2662 family protein, producing the protein MKKILKAVAISTMVLSPVTFASSPVMFSSVNDFNAPENSQVSGVRLAALHGKVDTVKGVDFSIVGMSETNTTTGVNFGLFLGASKVNQEMTGASLGLFNWNEGLTTGVNLGAVNITKDVRGANVSFVNYSEGDTMVDVGAVNMSNESTVQVGVFNKTAKIEGVQIGLINCADNGFLPCFPIFNFGN; encoded by the coding sequence ATGAAAAAAATACTCAAAGCAGTGGCTATCTCAACGATGGTGTTGTCTCCTGTGACATTCGCCTCTTCTCCAGTAATGTTCTCATCGGTTAACGATTTTAATGCGCCCGAAAACTCTCAGGTCTCTGGGGTTAGGCTGGCAGCACTTCACGGTAAAGTCGATACCGTCAAAGGCGTCGATTTTTCTATTGTAGGTATGTCAGAAACCAATACCACAACGGGCGTTAACTTCGGCTTGTTTCTAGGCGCATCCAAAGTTAACCAAGAGATGACGGGCGCCTCGCTAGGCCTATTTAACTGGAATGAGGGTTTGACCACAGGTGTGAACCTCGGAGCCGTTAACATTACCAAAGATGTTAGAGGAGCCAACGTTTCATTCGTGAACTACTCTGAAGGCGACACTATGGTTGATGTGGGCGCAGTTAATATGTCGAACGAGTCCACTGTCCAAGTCGGCGTATTCAACAAAACAGCCAAGATTGAAGGTGTCCAAATAGGTCTCATCAACTGCGCTGACAACGGCTTTTTGCCCTGCTTCCCGATTTTTAACTTTGGCAACTGA
- a CDS encoding EAL domain-containing response regulator, with protein MKNSQIVIVDDSPAILLVMKGMLSELGYDNVVTCSHPASALANIKRSPEKYSAVFTDLNMPEIDGMTLIKELGEMNYRGGICIISDMEKRVIELAAHLAREHKVNLIGNIAKPVHINELQRILNKIKQFTIRENQSYEPISQSMLSDYMSKGMIEPYYQPKVNLQSRHVEGIEVLARIVTPGQTNAIAPGQFIPTAIEHGMLNELTQQLVGKVLTDFPMLIKEFGKEVKVSLNLSPSQLTTDGYTRDFIETIDTQHVDKNNITLEITEEFALEDTEQLETINRLRMRGFGLSLDDFGTGFTNLNQLRTLPFTEVKIDRTLINDIHQDQFNQVVVDTLVNIAGKIDASLIAEGLEEYEDLEYLSKTYKDMNVQGYLICKPKPLDSLLYWHHSWLYNVQ; from the coding sequence ATGAAAAACTCACAAATTGTCATAGTAGATGACTCACCAGCGATTCTTTTGGTGATGAAGGGAATGTTGTCAGAACTCGGTTATGATAACGTCGTGACATGCTCTCACCCCGCTTCAGCACTGGCCAATATCAAACGCTCTCCAGAGAAGTACAGCGCGGTATTTACTGATCTGAATATGCCTGAAATTGACGGCATGACGCTTATAAAAGAATTAGGCGAGATGAACTATCGTGGTGGGATCTGCATCATTTCAGACATGGAAAAACGCGTGATAGAACTTGCAGCGCACCTGGCGCGCGAGCATAAGGTCAATTTGATTGGAAATATCGCAAAACCTGTGCATATTAATGAGTTACAGCGAATACTGAACAAGATTAAACAGTTTACTATTCGCGAGAACCAATCCTATGAGCCAATATCGCAAAGCATGCTCAGTGATTATATGTCGAAAGGCATGATAGAACCCTACTACCAACCGAAAGTTAATCTTCAGAGTCGGCATGTTGAAGGTATTGAAGTGCTGGCTCGTATTGTGACTCCTGGGCAGACTAACGCTATCGCACCGGGGCAATTCATACCAACGGCAATAGAACACGGTATGCTAAACGAACTGACTCAGCAGTTGGTAGGCAAGGTGCTCACTGATTTTCCAATGCTGATTAAAGAGTTTGGTAAAGAAGTCAAAGTTAGTCTCAATCTTTCCCCGTCTCAATTGACCACAGATGGTTATACTCGTGATTTTATCGAGACAATTGATACCCAGCACGTGGATAAGAACAACATTACTTTGGAGATCACCGAGGAGTTCGCGCTAGAAGATACCGAACAGTTAGAGACGATAAACCGTTTAAGAATGCGTGGTTTTGGATTATCGCTTGACGACTTTGGTACCGGGTTCACTAACCTCAACCAACTTCGTACCCTGCCGTTTACAGAAGTGAAAATCGATCGCACATTGATCAATGATATCCACCAAGATCAGTTTAACCAAGTGGTGGTCGATACCTTGGTCAACATAGCAGGGAAAATTGATGCCTCCTTGATAGCTGAAGGGCTGGAAGAGTATGAAGACCTTGAGTACTTGAGCAAAACCTATAAAGACATGAACGTACAAGGTTATCTGATTTGTAAGCCTAAACCTCTTGATAGCCTGTTGTACTGGCACCATAGTTGGCTATACAACGTGCAGTAA
- a CDS encoding GspS/AspS pilotin family protein, translating to MLNSLKSFSIIALVMLAGCSSASSDKQKQLELLAQSRANLLATELPLESGPLSIMRASAKGSTIEIMMVYNDDAKGAKPTAQVLNQSIRTYCTTPDTMNNLEVGISYRIKMRNSRGQLMADELVTQQRCQNLTK from the coding sequence ATGCTTAATTCACTCAAGTCTTTTTCGATCATCGCACTGGTGATGCTTGCTGGCTGTTCGTCTGCCTCGTCAGATAAACAAAAGCAGCTAGAATTGTTAGCACAGAGCCGAGCTAATCTGCTGGCTACTGAGCTTCCTCTTGAGTCAGGCCCCCTGTCCATCATGCGTGCGAGCGCGAAAGGCAGCACCATCGAGATTATGATGGTTTATAACGATGATGCGAAAGGGGCAAAACCGACTGCGCAAGTATTGAATCAAAGTATTCGAACCTACTGTACTACGCCAGACACAATGAATAATCTTGAGGTCGGTATCAGTTATAGAATTAAGATGCGAAATAGCCGAGGCCAGTTAATGGCTGACGAGTTGGTGACTCAGCAACGCTGTCAAAACTTGACTAAATAA
- a CDS encoding YciI family protein: MWYVIFSQDVENSLEKRLSVRPAHLERLKALQDEGRLLTAGPMPAIDSDNPGEAGFTGSTVIAEFDSLQQAQEWADADPYIEAGVYEKVIVKPFKKVF; the protein is encoded by the coding sequence ATGTGGTATGTCATCTTCTCACAAGATGTAGAGAACTCTTTGGAAAAGCGCCTTAGCGTGCGTCCTGCTCACCTAGAGCGTTTAAAAGCACTGCAAGATGAAGGCCGTTTACTCACAGCAGGACCTATGCCTGCCATTGACTCTGATAACCCAGGAGAAGCTGGCTTTACTGGTTCAACCGTTATTGCTGAGTTTGACTCATTGCAACAAGCTCAAGAATGGGCTGATGCTGATCCGTATATTGAAGCGGGTGTTTACGAGAAAGTAATCGTTAAGCCATTTAAAAAAGTGTTTTAA
- the yciA gene encoding acyl-CoA thioester hydrolase YciA has protein sequence MSTENTAPKGQLLLRTLAMPADTNANGDIFGGWIMSQLDLAGGILAKEISSGRIVTVSVSSITFKKPVRVGDVVCCYGECTKIGRTSMSIDLEVWVKPVKEHGLEDRFMVCDATFNYVAIDGEGKPRPIEHS, from the coding sequence ATGAGCACAGAAAACACTGCACCCAAAGGGCAATTACTTCTTAGAACCCTTGCTATGCCAGCAGATACTAACGCCAATGGCGATATTTTTGGTGGTTGGATCATGTCACAACTTGACCTTGCAGGCGGTATCCTCGCCAAAGAAATCTCATCAGGTCGAATCGTTACTGTTTCAGTATCAAGCATTACATTCAAAAAACCGGTTCGTGTAGGCGATGTGGTCTGCTGTTACGGTGAGTGTACCAAAATAGGTCGCACTTCAATGAGTATTGATCTAGAAGTCTGGGTCAAACCTGTCAAAGAGCATGGCTTAGAAGATCGCTTTATGGTGTGTGACGCGACATTCAATTACGTCGCTATTGATGGTGAAGGCAAACCACGCCCGATTGAACACTCTTAA
- a CDS encoding septation protein A, with protein MKQLLDFIPLIIFFALYKLQDIYVATGALIVATAIQIVVTYLVYKKVEKMQVITFLMVAVFGGMTIFLHDENFIKWKVTIVYLIFAIGLAVSHAIGKSAIKNMLGKEITLPDSVWAKVTWAWVAFFSLCAGINVYVAFNLPLDVWVNFKVFGLLAATFGFTLLTGIYIYKHMPKDEQNANSGG; from the coding sequence ATGAAACAACTGCTCGACTTTATCCCATTAATTATTTTCTTCGCTTTATACAAATTGCAGGATATCTACGTTGCGACAGGCGCTCTGATTGTCGCAACAGCCATTCAAATCGTCGTGACCTACTTGGTCTATAAGAAAGTTGAAAAGATGCAAGTCATCACCTTTTTGATGGTTGCCGTATTTGGCGGTATGACTATTTTTCTCCACGACGAAAACTTTATTAAATGGAAAGTCACCATCGTTTATCTGATTTTCGCAATTGGATTGGCTGTGAGCCATGCAATAGGAAAATCGGCGATAAAAAACATGCTCGGAAAAGAGATCACACTTCCTGATTCGGTTTGGGCAAAAGTCACATGGGCTTGGGTAGCTTTCTTTTCACTATGTGCAGGCATAAACGTCTACGTTGCTTTTAACCTTCCGCTCGATGTCTGGGTTAACTTCAAAGTCTTTGGCCTACTAGCGGCGACATTTGGTTTCACATTGCTGACCGGAATCTACATCTACAAACACATGCCAAAAGACGAACAGAACGCTAACTCTGGCGGATAA